The proteins below are encoded in one region of Streptomyces cyanogenus:
- a CDS encoding DUF6197 family protein has product MTTTTAPTTRPPRALTFDERLALAPLAIDARIATTPLDLADVIRLPVDTRPPAAPGPYRTPLAALLHRAAVRIETDGWATGACRDEDGRRCLVGAIRAEASSRRLADDACTLLLDVIRREFGGADDTVPSWNDRQTSPRPVLLALGRAAQLASDRNR; this is encoded by the coding sequence ATGACCACGACCACTGCCCCCACGACAAGGCCGCCCCGGGCCCTCACCTTCGACGAGCGGCTCGCGCTCGCACCCCTCGCCATCGATGCCCGCATCGCCACCACACCGCTCGACCTCGCCGACGTCATCCGCCTCCCCGTCGACACCCGGCCCCCGGCCGCCCCCGGCCCGTATCGCACCCCGCTCGCCGCGCTCCTCCACCGGGCCGCCGTCCGCATCGAGACCGACGGCTGGGCGACTGGCGCCTGCCGAGACGAGGACGGCCGCCGCTGCCTCGTCGGCGCCATCCGCGCCGAAGCCAGCAGCCGGCGTCTGGCCGACGACGCGTGCACGCTCCTCCTCGACGTCATCCGGCGCGAGTTCGGCGGCGCCGACGACACCGTCCCCAGCTGGAACGACCGCCAGACCAGCCCGCGGCCCGTCCTCCTCGCCCTCGGCCGCGCCGCCCAACTCGCCAGCGACCGCAACCGGTAA